Below is a genomic region from Planctomycetia bacterium.
CACGTTCGCCGAAGATATCGCGCTGATTATGTCGGTGGAGATGGCCCACCTCGAAATCATGCGCGAGTTGCACGGGCTCGACTACCGCCGCGTCCGCCTGGCCTTCGGTTATAGCCTGGGCGAAGTCACGGCCCTCGTCGCGGGCGGAGTGTTTCGACTCGAGGAAGTGCTCGGAACGCTGTTGTCGATGGCCGACGACTGCGCGGACTTGGCGACCGACGTCACAATGGGCGTGCTGTTCTCGATCGGCCCCGCGCTCGATCTGACCGCCATCGAGCGCCACTGCCTGCATATTTGTTCGCAGGGCCACGGCGTGATCGCGATTTCCGCGCAGTTGGCCCCCAACGCGGTGCTGCTCTTGGGGCAAGGCGACACGGTCGATCGCTTTCGGCAGTCCATGCATCCGGTCTTACCGGCGACCACGCACCTGCGGAAGAATCCCCATCACTGGCCGCCGCTGCACACGCCGTTGTTGTGGCAAAAACAGATTCCCAATCGCGCCGCGTGGACCATGTTCCAGATGCCCGGCGGTTTTGTCGAGCCGGCGCCGCGCGTGTTATCGCTCGTCACGGGGGAAATTTCCTACAACGACTACAACAGCCGCACGCATCTCGCCCGCTGGCTGGATGAACCGCAACGGCTTTGGGATGCCATCTACGCGACGCTCACGCGCGGCATCGAGACGGTGATCCATCTCGGCCCGGAACCCAATCTGATTCCAGCCACGTACAAGCGGCTGAGCGAGAACATCGACGCCCAACTCAAACGCCGCACCATGGGCGGCTTCGGCCTCCGCGCCGTCTCCGGCATGGCCCGCCGCCCTTGGTTGACGGCAATCCTGCCGTCCCGCACGGCACTACTTCGCGCGCCGGTCGTGAAGCACGTGATCCTCGAAGATTGGCTACTAGAGCATCCGCCCGCGTAGCGAGCGGCCGCGTACCAACACCAGCCCGCCGACACTAAGTGCACACGCAGAAGAAATAATGCGATGGGTGCCACTGGCGGCTTGTCCGCCAGTGCGGTTTTGATCTTGTTAGCAAGCCCAACTCCAGCACTGGCGGACAAGCCGCCAGTGGCGCCCCGCATCAAACTTTATGCGGGTGTACTTAGCCCGTAGCGCTGGCGAGGGAGAGTGGACAACGGCGATCGTTTGACGCGAACGCCAGGCCGACCTTCCAGTTCGCCAAACCGCATTCGATCGTGCTGATACGGTTTGCCTGGCGTATGCGGTTGGTCTATCGCCCGGCGCCAACTCCCCCTCGCTGGCGCTACGGGCTCGTGTGGGCGTCGTTCGTCTTCGGTCCGAACAGATGCTTGAAGATCCAATACGCGGAGGGTCCGCTCAACTTGACCGGCTCCAGTTCGCGTTCCGCCGGCGGCAGGTTCTTCTCGAACAGTATGCGCATATCCTTCAACAGCGGCAGGCAGTCGCCGTAATACGAATGGCCGAGGAGCGTGGTGTCGATGCCCGACGCGTCGACGGTATCCGCGCCCGGGACGACCAGGATGCCGCCGCTGGAATCTCCTGCGCGCCAGGCGTCGTTGAACGTGTTCGAAGCCACGAGAGCCCAATCGGTGTTGGAGCAATACAAAGTCGTGCGCTGCGAATGGGCCGCCATGGCGGGCGCGATTTGCTCGCGAAACACGTCGGCGTCGATATCCGGCGCCGCCAACACAATCTGGTCGAACACGCGGCCGCGATCTCCCATCTCCGCGATCGCGCGCCCCACGGCGTCCGTGCCCATGCTGTGGGCGATGATGTGGATGCGGTCGGCGTCGAGTTTTTCCGACAGCTCCAGCAGGAACTGCTTCACGTAGCGATAGCTGTATTGGATTTCATTGCGATCCCCAAAGTAATGCCGGAGCGCGCCCCGCGACGGCCAACTGTAGAACAGCGGCGCGCCGGGGAACTTGAGATCGTAATGAATCTGCGCCGTGCGCCGCGCCGCCTGATCGAAACTGGAATTGTACCCGTGGACGAACACAAAGCAGTCACGTCGATCTCGTGGCAACCCGTCAAGCACTTTACGTACCGACTGGAAGAAGGCCTCGTCCTCCAGTCGCTCGGTACGACGCAACAAGACGTGGCGGTCCTCGTCGTCGGGACCTAAGAGCGGTTGCTCGACCACGCCGACGGAGTGCGTCGGCGGAATCGAGACGTCGCAATAGCCGTAGTAGATCTTGCCTTCCTGGTTCCGCAGGGGACCGAAATCCGCGCCGACGTGTTCGGAAAAGTGAGTGCGCAATGCGTCGTTCCAAGCGGTGACGCTCCCCAAAGCCACGCCGCTCATCGCCAACACGATCAGCGACGTCGCCCAGCGGCTGCGCGGCGGCGCTTCCGGTTTACGCGTGCGCAAGCGCCAGTAAATCGCCGTCGCCGCGGCCAATAGCAAGAACGGCATGCCGTACAGGCGGGGCTGCGGGTCCGGCGTTTCGTTGACCAATTGCCGGTTGGTGCCGAAATAGACCCGCACGTCCTTGGGCCGTGCTTCGTCGCGATCGCGAACCGCCTGCGGTTCCGTCGACCCTCCTTTGCGCGCCTTTGTGGGGACGACGGCCGTCGGTTCAACGATCTCGGCGGGCGGTTGTTCCGTGGTTTCCGGCGCAAGCGGTTTCCCGCCGCCACCGCCTTTTTGGTCCAGGAAGGACGGCCGCAGCAGCACCGACAACATGGCGGCCGCGGGCTTGCGCAATTTCGGCTCGGCAGATTCGACGGCGTCCATCAAAAACGGCACCGCCGCGGCGCCCCAGCGCGTGAATTGAGACTCGGCGGCAGCGCGGACCGACGCGTCGGTCGAGGCCAGCGCTTCCAGCAGGGCGTTCCAATATGCGTCCGATACTTGTTCAGGCGCAATACTCACGTTTTGCAGCGCCACGATGGCCGCGAATTTGGATTCACGATCATTCGCGTCCGCCAATCGCAACAGCACCGAGCTTGTCGCGTCGCCCAGCCAATTTCGCAATTTCAACTGCGCCGCCGCCTGGCGGCGGACGATCATCGAGGAATCCGTAAACGCCGCGAACAGAAACTCGCGGCGTTCGTCATCGGATAAAGTCGCCCGCGCGAAATGGCGCGGGATGACCGTATCGCGGCGCCCTTCGTCGGCCAGCGCGGTGCGCAATTCTTCCAGCGTGACTTGCTCGTCACCGGCCAGCGGATCGTCGGCCAAATAGGTCTTGGCCCAGTCCTCCGTCGGAGGCGGCGGCAACGAGGGCGGCGGCGCCTCCTGCGCAGACGCTGCACCGGCGACCAGGAACAGTGCCAAGAGCAATTGGCCGAACTGCGATCTCAAACACGGTCGTTTCACGGCAATCGCGGCGCTGGTTCCAGCGCCGCACGGCAGGGTTTTCCAGGGATCGAACTGAGCAGACGGACACGCCGTCCACCGCGCATACTGGCGATCGATCCAAGAGAATATAACCCGCGGCCAGCGTCCACAGGAACGGATTCGCAGCCGGCAGAATCGTTAATAACGCAGCCGCATCAGGAATTCGCGCTCCCCGTTCGAGGTCCGGACCGTCAGCCGCATGACCTGGGGCGATTCCTTCATCAGGGCCAGGAATTCATCGACGGTCTTGACCCGCCGGCCGTTCGCGA
It encodes:
- a CDS encoding ACP S-malonyltransferase gives rise to the protein MELLTQDTLASAACAFRGYNITNLGRTPELLAHDAYGPIIRRHLVEASQAAADLSSHRFDLVERVTSRRESSLATFAEDIALIMSVEMAHLEIMRELHGLDYRRVRLAFGYSLGEVTALVAGGVFRLEEVLGTLLSMADDCADLATDVTMGVLFSIGPALDLTAIERHCLHICSQGHGVIAISAQLAPNAVLLLGQGDTVDRFRQSMHPVLPATTHLRKNPHHWPPLHTPLLWQKQIPNRAAWTMFQMPGGFVEPAPRVLSLVTGEISYNDYNSRTHLARWLDEPQRLWDAIYATLTRGIETVIHLGPEPNLIPATYKRLSENIDAQLKRRTMGGFGLRAVSGMARRPWLTAILPSRTALLRAPVVKHVILEDWLLEHPPA
- a CDS encoding alpha/beta hydrolase codes for the protein MKRPCLRSQFGQLLLALFLVAGAASAQEAPPPSLPPPPTEDWAKTYLADDPLAGDEQVTLEELRTALADEGRRDTVIPRHFARATLSDDERREFLFAAFTDSSMIVRRQAAAQLKLRNWLGDATSSVLLRLADANDRESKFAAIVALQNVSIAPEQVSDAYWNALLEALASTDASVRAAAESQFTRWGAAAVPFLMDAVESAEPKLRKPAAAMLSVLLRPSFLDQKGGGGGKPLAPETTEQPPAEIVEPTAVVPTKARKGGSTEPQAVRDRDEARPKDVRVYFGTNRQLVNETPDPQPRLYGMPFLLLAAATAIYWRLRTRKPEAPPRSRWATSLIVLAMSGVALGSVTAWNDALRTHFSEHVGADFGPLRNQEGKIYYGYCDVSIPPTHSVGVVEQPLLGPDDEDRHVLLRRTERLEDEAFFQSVRKVLDGLPRDRRDCFVFVHGYNSSFDQAARRTAQIHYDLKFPGAPLFYSWPSRGALRHYFGDRNEIQYSYRYVKQFLLELSEKLDADRIHIIAHSMGTDAVGRAIAEMGDRGRVFDQIVLAAPDIDADVFREQIAPAMAAHSQRTTLYCSNTDWALVASNTFNDAWRAGDSSGGILVVPGADTVDASGIDTTLLGHSYYGDCLPLLKDMRILFEKNLPPAERELEPVKLSGPSAYWIFKHLFGPKTNDAHTSP